The genomic segment TATGTCCGCTGCTGGGTTGGAATTAGCTTCAAAAACTGTTCAGTAAAGTATTTCCACGAAAGTACTATGTGTAGCAAGTCTcgatattattttttttatccacgtGTTTAATGCATTATGTGTCTATTTGAATGCTTCCTCCCGTCAGAACTGTTGACTTTGTGGCCAGCTGCTACTCAACTGAGAGCTGCAAATGCAAACTGAGGGACATTGCGTGTCTCAAATGGTATGTTCGctttatcatttttttccagGATATCTATAGGCTttattttaactcagaaatgaggcttgtgtttgttgtataaaTGAAAAGCTACTTGCTTTAATTTCCCACTTGCTTAGGCTACTTGAAACGAATTACTAGTGGCATACCGTTGAGTttccacttaaaatgatcagaatagTTGCTAAGCAGTTTCATTGCTGTATATTTGAGGTGAATTCACATGGCAGCAGAGTTTGAGCCTCTTTTGTATTCCCAGTCTTTTGTTGTGGTTGTacacaggacaaaaacaaacacctggCAGATAATAGGCAGCCACTAGTGGAGTTAGCACTTTTCACACATGTCCCCAGGAAAAGTGCTGACCTATGGTTTCTTCTTTATTCCCTCTAACTCCTGCTCACAGTGGCAATGTTGTGGGTTATCATGTGGTTGCCCCCTGCAAACCCTGCTTGCTGTCATGTAACAACGGCCATTTCTGGATGTTCAACAGCGACGCTGTGTCCACTCTCAACAGACTTGATGCTACGGGTTAGTATAAGGCCCCCctcttttatgatttttttttttttttttaccagacacTTTTTTCTTTAGGCACCCATGTTGTGTGCAAAACaccttaaaataaacttttcttttactgctgaagaaaaaggttggaaaaatccaacctttCACATTTCACTCCATTGCATCAGTTGGAAAAACTTCCATGCAAAGAAATTGCTTTTCAATAAAATCATCAGTAACATTTATCTATTTGGAGAAGATAATTGTAACTGAAGTTTAGACTTTATTACATTTCTCAGCATCTCTAGCAATTTATATTTAGCAATTTATTATCGCCTGTTTTCTTGGGATATAAACATCATGTTACCCAGATGGTCATTTTGTTTCACAGATTGCAACAGATTGAGGATCCATATTTATTTCATCACACACAGTAGTTGTGTTTTCATCAGAAAGCCTTCAACTGCAGTTTTTGCTCCAATCACTTGTTTACACCAATGGCTGATCCTTACAGCCATCTTCtcaaaagattatttttcattgtgaCTTGCTGTTTTCAGAATTTCTAATTTTACATTATCTAAACACACTCAGTGTATTTATCTATCCAAGACCTcttctttttaatgttgaagttttgtttcAACAAACCAAAATGAGCTGATATTTTTAAGTCATctgattttattgaagtttgatTAGCATTGACAGCATTGATTGTGCcgctgttttgtttgttttgtctcccTTACCCCTAAAATGAATTggatatttaaatacattttcagtgtgaaattTTGCAGCTGCAGTGAAAGATTAATTCAGTTGAACTATTTCCACATTGTTGCAGTGTGCCAATGTGGGCTGTTGAAAACATGTAGTATCTTCCTGTTAAAtattccttttcttctttttttttttacctaaatatCTGTGCAGGTCTGAATCTGCTCCTTTGGGGAGATCTTCCAGAGTTGGATGACAGTGAAAACGAAGAATCGGAAAGCCCGTCTGAGGAGGAGTGCATTAGGTAGAGTGCAACACGGACAATGTAAAAGGAACCTAGTGGACG from the Xiphophorus maculatus strain JP 163 A chromosome 20, X_maculatus-5.0-male, whole genome shotgun sequence genome contains:
- the fam72a gene encoding protein FAM72A: MSTSNASFKNKCVAQVNCIFCDSLLCTRGMKAVLLADTEVELFSTDIPPNRTVDFVASCYSTESCKCKLRDIACLKCGNVVGYHVVAPCKPCLLSCNNGHFWMFNSDAVSTLNRLDATGLNLLLWGDLPELDDSENEESESPSEEECIR